CTCTAAAAATACATGGATGCTTTCGTACATGGAGATTCGAATGACAAATTTTAGGGAGTGAGCAATAAGGATACGAGAGATACCCCTGCCTACCAAAGACTTCGTGGTATCGTCATTTTCTAGCTAAACGATATGGGATTAACGTTGGAGAAAACGAAAGTCTtgttgaaaagaagaattaacTAATCCCGTAACATTAATCCACAAaaccttaaaatataaaactcacctggttttttcatgaaaaatggTTACTCGGGAGACCTTGGCATAAATCTTTAAAACTTTGATGCCATGCTAAGGTGGATGTTCGACCTTTGATTACAGACTCTCAAACTCTTCAAAACTAAAAAGTTGTATCAAGAACGATTGGTTACTTTACTATATATGTGTATAACTATTTTCTACCACCGTCGTCATGATGCAGTGGAAAATCAATGAAAATTACACTGTTGCAATAATGGGTGAGAATAATCGACGTACTTTTCCCACACAGGCTTGTACCTTTCCATCCCAATCTTCAACCACGGTTTGGAGTTTCCATTGAAGTGTATAACAGCCCCTCTTTCTATCAAGTGAGGATCAACATTTGTGTAGCCAAAACCCAGCACATGCCATGATGGATCCAAGGGCTCGGTAAGCCCATAGAAGGTTAACAACCCAGGTGGCAATGTACCAAGTTTCCACAATGTCCTGTCTGCATTCTTTTCTTGCCAATAGTGGTAGATTCCTGTCACGTTCCTTTTCCTCCATTGAACCAAATCAAACACATTCATCCCAAATGCCCACCCACAAGCATCAGGGTCAAAATGTGTTCTTATTAGAGGGTGTGTGTAGTTCAAGTATTTATGGTATCTATGAAATGTCTCCATGCATGTCTCAACGGCTCCATTGACATTCCCGTTCAAATCAATGGTAAAAAGATCAGAAAGATCCTTCTGAACCACAACATCATCATCCAGGAACACCACTTTCTTCAGCTCGGGAAAAACTTCAGGGATGTAGAACCTCAGGTGGTTAAGCATGGACAGATATTTCGGATTCCTGAACTTGATGGGAGTTTTGTTATCATCATTGTTGCCTTTGAAATAATAGTTCTGTATCTCTGAGTCCTGTAGCTGCTTAAGCACAGGAACGTATGAGGCATTCAACCAGCTGAAGTCTTCAAACCTTTGAACTTCAACTGTCACCCCTCGAAAATCGTTCAAAGAAAACCATGCCTTCATTGCAGCGTAATTTATTTCATCTGTGACAAGGTGAAAAACAATCTTATCTGGGTTTTTGGAATTTATCGAAGTGGAATTGATCACAACCGAGGTAGCAAGAATGTTATCAGAAAAGACACAGAAGTGGTAAAGATCATTATCCTTGAGTTTAATGTCCACTTGTCTTTGGTCCTTTAAACTCTTCTGCAGGCTAAGATTCGTGAACCATTTAGATGTCAACCTGACACCAAGGCAAAATAGGCTCTTTGGGACTTCTTCAGCAGCTATTTGTCCATATTTTGAACTCTTCTCACTTGCAGAACTCATCTGTTCTTCAAGAGCTTGAATTTTTCCTTTCAGTCTCATGATCATGCTTGCACTGTCATAATGGAGCTGGTGGGCCTGAAACAGTAATAAGGCCATATCACGAATTGCATATTGTGATTCCTTGATTGTTAATGGAGTACGTCTCGTGGCAGCATTCGAGAGAAAAATCTGTGAAATGCGGATCTGAGATGTTAACTCCCAAGCAAATTGGTGGTTGTTACTTTCTTTTGCAATTACAACAAAAGCTTTTGCTAGTGAGATTTGATCATTAATTTGTCTGGTCACAGACTCATGGCTTAACATTTCATCCGTAACATTGAAGCCTTCAATAACCCTGTCACGCCTGAAAGTTCTCTACACAACATCATACAATAACTTATCAGTAAACAAATGACGGATTACCTTCCCCCCTCCACCAAGAACTAAAATCAACCATGACATGGAAACTGAATCGTTATCATTAAGTTCACCATAGCAATGCAATATTAGAAACTAAAAcctttataatctttttatGCAATCACAGTTggaaacaacatttttcttgTTATTGAATGGAAAGGTTTTCCAATAAGTTTGGTAGGAACTGGGAACTAAGAACACACACCCTAATAGTTAATATCTTTTAATGTATTTGATTTAATCCACCCCTTAATCCTTCCGCCTCCCAAGCAATACATGcaataaacacaaaaaacaatgaacaaaaatattCTGGCATGGTTTAAACTAGTCATTTACTGCACAGTGCACACAGATACATGCAGATGAATCCAAGAAAACCAAGATGACCCTGATGATAATACGCATTAATAGAAAGATGAGATAGATacagaaacaaacaaaacaattattcGTAACTGGCCATAATCATTATTCCTAAGTCACTAAAACTAAATTGATTACTATTTTACACTTGAAGAGCTCAAAAGTCTGAAAGTGAATCAATTTGCATGTTTTTCTCCATAACAAGACTAGAAATCTATAAACtgacagaagaagaaaaaaaacagaaacaattcaagaataagaaaatatgGTGATTGAATAATTTATACCCTTGAGAATTGGTAAGTGGAGTCAATTTTGGTGGAGCCTTTGGCgagaatataaataaagaaaagaagaaaaacgaTACACGATGTCAACCACACTACATCCTGCAGCCTCCTCCTCCCTGGCCTTCGAAAATCTGCGCTCCTTCGCCTCATAATTGGAGCTGAAGAGAGAGATCTGCTGCTGGGTTTGGATCTTCCGGGAATAAAGAACGAAACTTTGAAGAAATCTTTGAGTTTCAGTTTACCCCAAAGGCTTCTTGATCAGTGAGTGAGcacagagaagaagagaaagagccAGAAAATGAAACCGTTGGGTTGGGAATGGGAGAGAAGTGGGTTTCTGTGATTCTGTTCGTTACAAACTGCTCTTCCTACTTAAAAAAATGGTATATGCCACATGCACATTCTTTATGGCTGTTAATATCATACCATTTTAGATTTTTGGTAATCCTTTttctaagaaaaataataaacagtaaaaaacaataattcatGTGATCAATATGATTTCATGATATATAGTAAACTTTataccaaaaattaaaatgtttattgatttattatatatcatttgaaaaaaataaatatttttaaatacaattgATGTAACGCAGTACCACTGTACTTACATTATAGATATCAGGTTACATATATTCATATTCTTTTGCTGTAAACATTAGGTTACATATTCCTATTAAAAAGTGACATGCATGCAATAAAAATCTGACATTTCTCCAATACAAtgacttgaaaaaaaaatattaccaaCCATacaattttgatttatatattaccttaattgaaatttaagtttTTGCATCACATAATatcacaatatttttatttttcaaaaaacaataagaaagattaattgaatgttattatttatcattcaattaatatataattctataattcacattatttttcttgcaaaatattaactttttaacattttttaaagttgtttCTCATTGGTAAATGTTTCACAttgcaaaatatattttccGGAAGTCAATTTTAAGAAAGAATGTTACACCAATTG
The Vigna angularis cultivar LongXiaoDou No.4 chromosome 5, ASM1680809v1, whole genome shotgun sequence genome window above contains:
- the LOC108339972 gene encoding probable galacturonosyltransferase 10, whose product is MRRRSADFRRPGRRRLQDVVWLTSCIVFLLFFIYILAKGSTKIDSTYQFSRRTFRRDRVIEGFNVTDEMLSHESVTRQINDQISLAKAFVVIAKESNNHQFAWELTSQIRISQIFLSNAATRRTPLTIKESQYAIRDMALLLFQAHQLHYDSASMIMRLKGKIQALEEQMSSASEKSSKYGQIAAEEVPKSLFCLGVRLTSKWFTNLSLQKSLKDQRQVDIKLKDNDLYHFCVFSDNILATSVVINSTSINSKNPDKIVFHLVTDEINYAAMKAWFSLNDFRGVTVEVQRFEDFSWLNASYVPVLKQLQDSEIQNYYFKGNNDDNKTPIKFRNPKYLSMLNHLRFYIPEVFPELKKVVFLDDDVVVQKDLSDLFTIDLNGNVNGAVETCMETFHRYHKYLNYTHPLIRTHFDPDACGWAFGMNVFDLVQWRKRNVTGIYHYWQEKNADRTLWKLGTLPPGLLTFYGLTEPLDPSWHVLGFGYTNVDPHLIERGAVIHFNGNSKPWLKIGMERYKPVWEKYVDYSHPLLQQCNFH